A DNA window from Eikenella exigua contains the following coding sequences:
- a CDS encoding Maf family protein, producing the protein MPNTIYLASASPRRREILVSLGFQPVLLTAETDETAQPGEAVADYVARMARQKNAAARRLAAQRGLALAQPLLSADTVVALDNAILGKPRDAAHARELLESLSGREHQVWTAVCVSLGQQTLEAAQRSDVRFKGLSAQEITAYIASGEPLDKAGAYGIQGIGGVFVSHLSGSFSGVMGLPVFETVQLLRQLGAPVPPFAEAS; encoded by the coding sequence ATGCCCAACACCATCTATCTGGCCTCGGCCAGCCCGCGCCGCCGCGAAATTTTGGTTTCATTAGGTTTCCAGCCCGTGCTGCTGACGGCGGAAACCGACGAAACGGCGCAGCCGGGCGAGGCGGTGGCGGATTATGTGGCACGAATGGCACGGCAGAAAAACGCGGCAGCACGCCGGCTGGCGGCGCAACGCGGCCTTGCCTTGGCACAGCCGCTGTTGAGCGCCGACACGGTGGTGGCGCTGGACAATGCCATTTTGGGCAAACCGCGCGATGCGGCGCACGCCCGCGAGCTGCTGGAAAGCCTTTCCGGGCGCGAACACCAAGTGTGGACGGCAGTGTGCGTGTCGCTCGGCCAGCAAACGCTGGAAGCGGCACAGCGCAGCGATGTGCGGTTTAAAGGGCTGAGCGCACAGGAAATCACTGCTTATATCGCTAGCGGCGAACCGCTGGATAAAGCTGGCGCATACGGTATCCAAGGCATCGGTGGCGTGTTTGTGTCGCACCTTTCCGGCAGCTTCAGCGGCGTGATGGGGCTGCCTGTATTTGAAACCGTGCAGCTGCTGCGCCAATTGGGCGCGCCCGTGCCGCCGTTTGCCGAGGCTAGCTGA
- the dnaJ gene encoding molecular chaperone DnaJ — protein sequence MSDQDYYQTLGVSRDASDDEIKKAYRKLAMKYHPDRNPDNKEAEEKFKIIQKAYEILSDREKRSHYDQFGQAGVDGNAGGFGGFGGAAGFDFGDIFSQMFGSGGGARQQNFQGKDLRYDIEITLEEAAAGSKKRITIPSHEECDICHGSGAKPGTSATTCSTCHGSGVVHVRQAIFQLQQTCPTCGGSGREIKEPCVKCHGAGRVKSRKTLDVNIPAGIENEQPIRLSGEGEPGSHGAPAGDLYVVVHIRRHEIFERNGLDLHCELPVSFTIAALGGEVEVPTLNGRVKLNIPKETQTGRRMRVKGKGMKSLRSSSIGDLYCHIVVETPVNLTERQRELLEEFEKISTGLDRAQTPRQKSFMDKLRDLKNDLFD from the coding sequence ATGAGCGATCAAGACTATTATCAAACCCTCGGCGTCTCCCGCGATGCTTCCGATGACGAAATCAAAAAGGCCTACCGCAAGCTGGCGATGAAATACCATCCCGACCGCAACCCCGATAATAAGGAAGCGGAAGAGAAATTCAAAATCATCCAAAAAGCCTACGAAATCCTTTCCGACCGCGAAAAACGCAGCCACTACGACCAATTCGGCCAGGCCGGCGTAGACGGCAATGCCGGCGGTTTCGGTGGTTTCGGCGGCGCAGCCGGCTTCGATTTCGGCGATATTTTCAGCCAGATGTTTGGCAGCGGGGGTGGTGCGCGCCAGCAGAACTTCCAAGGCAAAGACCTGCGCTACGATATTGAAATCACGCTGGAAGAAGCCGCAGCCGGCAGCAAAAAACGCATCACCATCCCTTCGCACGAAGAGTGCGACATCTGCCACGGCTCCGGTGCCAAACCCGGCACCTCTGCCACCACCTGTTCCACCTGCCACGGTTCCGGCGTGGTGCACGTGCGCCAGGCCATTTTCCAATTGCAGCAAACCTGCCCCACCTGCGGCGGCTCCGGCCGTGAAATCAAAGAGCCGTGCGTTAAATGCCACGGTGCAGGCCGCGTGAAGAGCCGCAAAACTCTGGATGTGAACATCCCCGCCGGCATCGAGAACGAGCAGCCCATCCGCCTCTCCGGCGAGGGCGAGCCCGGCTCGCACGGCGCGCCCGCCGGCGATTTGTATGTGGTGGTGCACATCCGCCGCCACGAAATCTTCGAGCGCAACGGGCTGGATCTGCATTGCGAATTGCCCGTGAGCTTCACCATCGCCGCGCTGGGCGGCGAAGTGGAAGTGCCCACGCTCAACGGCCGCGTGAAGCTGAATATTCCGAAAGAAACCCAAACCGGCCGCCGCATGCGCGTGAAAGGCAAGGGCATGAAATCGCTGCGTTCTTCCTCTATTGGCGATCTGTATTGCCACATCGTGGTGGAAACCCCGGTCAACCTCACCGAGCGCCAGCGCGAATTGCTGGAAGAGTTTGAAAAAATTTCCACCGGCCTCGACCGCGCCCAAACCCCGCGCCAGAAATCGTTTATGGACAAACTGCGCGATTTGAAAAACGATTTGTTCGACTAA
- a CDS encoding class I SAM-dependent methyltransferase → MKKDQTGHHFLARLGKTRLRPGGRFATEWLINQTRFAPDTQVLEVACNMGTTAVGLAQRFGCHITGVDLDENALEKARQNIRVAGLEHLVQVQHANATELPFPDNSFDVVINEAMLTMLPLANKEMAVAEYFRVLKPGGVLLTHDVVVSEHNTEEAVERLRDTIQVKVTPLTESAWTDLFHRSGFSNITTISGGMTLLSPKGLIYDEGWRRAFQIVKNALKAENRAAFKRMYRTFNDPAKTMGYIAVHSCKAVDAVSPGAVGVQNS, encoded by the coding sequence ATGAAGAAAGACCAAACCGGCCATCATTTCCTCGCCCGCCTCGGCAAAACCCGCCTGCGCCCCGGCGGCCGTTTCGCTACCGAATGGCTGATCAACCAAACCCGCTTCGCCCCCGATACGCAGGTGCTGGAAGTGGCCTGCAATATGGGCACCACCGCCGTGGGGCTGGCGCAGCGCTTCGGCTGCCACATCACCGGCGTGGATTTGGACGAAAACGCGCTGGAGAAAGCCCGGCAAAACATCCGTGTCGCCGGGCTGGAACACCTGGTGCAGGTGCAGCACGCCAACGCCACCGAGCTGCCCTTCCCCGACAACAGCTTCGATGTCGTCATCAACGAAGCCATGCTCACCATGCTGCCGCTGGCCAACAAAGAAATGGCCGTGGCCGAATACTTCCGCGTGCTCAAACCTGGCGGCGTGTTGCTCACGCACGATGTGGTGGTGAGCGAGCACAACACCGAAGAAGCCGTGGAACGCCTGCGTGACACCATCCAAGTGAAAGTTACCCCGCTCACTGAAAGCGCCTGGACCGATCTTTTCCACCGCAGTGGCTTCAGCAACATCACCACCATCAGCGGCGGCATGACCCTGCTTTCGCCCAAAGGCCTGATTTACGACGAAGGCTGGCGGCGCGCCTTCCAAATCGTGAAAAACGCGCTCAAAGCCGAAAACCGCGCCGCCTTCAAACGGATGTACCGCACCTTCAACGACCCGGCCAAAACCATGGGCTATATTGCTGTGCACAGCTGCAAAGCTGTCGATGCCGTCAGCCCGGGTGCTGTAGGAGTGCAAAACAGTTGA
- a CDS encoding factor H binding protein domain-containing protein, with the protein MKKHHTLYIMITALALGGCGSAGNSLANAITDPFTPKPHGKPSLAINDQNGNGLLRTGNNMVADTINIDGRDYRNNSTLDIGHNWQNRLTGFHYVLKDNGRSLEDGQLEMYKRSYSAIVGAHVRNRYAPDGTATRANEFQIRSIQGTLTQENQLPTTGTVRYQGHAFAGSDERNGRLDYSINYGGRTGSGRITGLPDFGDITLRTGNLDRHNSNIAGVAESQRRGNGNYHLNIFGPNANEIAGKAHNFTTPPGSVNREVGFSGSRVN; encoded by the coding sequence ATGAAAAAACATCACACTCTTTACATCATGATTACAGCCCTCGCTTTGGGAGGCTGCGGCAGCGCCGGCAACTCGCTGGCCAATGCGATTACCGACCCGTTTACACCAAAGCCGCACGGTAAACCTTCTCTTGCGATTAACGACCAGAACGGTAACGGATTGTTGCGAACTGGTAATAATATGGTGGCAGACACAATCAATATTGACGGTCGGGATTATAGGAATAACAGCACGTTGGATATCGGCCATAACTGGCAAAACAGGCTAACCGGTTTTCACTATGTACTGAAAGATAACGGTCGTAGTTTGGAAGACGGCCAATTAGAGATGTACAAACGTTCTTATAGCGCTATCGTTGGTGCGCACGTTAGAAACCGCTATGCTCCAGATGGCACGGCGACAAGAGCAAACGAATTCCAGATCAGAAGCATCCAAGGCACGCTTACTCAAGAAAACCAACTGCCAACCACCGGTACCGTTCGTTATCAAGGCCATGCTTTCGCCGGCTCGGATGAACGCAACGGCAGGTTGGATTACAGCATCAATTACGGCGGTCGTACGGGCTCCGGCCGAATTACCGGCCTGCCGGATTTCGGCGACATCACCCTGCGCACCGGTAATTTAGACCGCCATAATTCCAACATTGCCGGCGTTGCCGAATCCCAACGCCGAGGAAACGGCAATTACCATCTCAATATCTTCGGCCCGAATGCCAACGAAATCGCTGGTAAAGCACATAACTTTACCACCCCTCCCGGCAGTGTTAATCGGGAAGTCGGCTTCTCTGGCAGTCGTGTGAATTAA
- a CDS encoding porin family protein — MSIQRKPWLVVACLLLLPFQVALAAPPEDRLATEPDTGFDITPAAAPQAETPPTPAAPPDRRLQMSREELLQRPEMLQQALSYAVLTHNAEGAALLLPIYLELPGPHDALLVALAQALIARAEGDYQHAIGLYRAVLAADPDIPPVRLSLAQSLFENRADKDARQEFEHFRQTPNLAPELQQIAGQYLEALRKRDRWSFGGSVNFISDSNVNNAGREREIRTPRGVWTLPEPESAQGFAYRLNADRDWNVHGNLYWRLSLDDYGKFYWNNHKYDDQIARFSSGPAYKTARVEAAVTPYYERRWYGTHKYSREVGVRAEWQYWLTPRHKILSALEIGEQRHDRRRWLDGDSYTASGTWLFVRRHTQYFSFGLDWLRKTAVDNSESYTRKGLRLGWTQQWGWGLTTSAQISAGHRSYDAPDLFRITRRDHELTASLSLSHRKLQFAGITPQLVATWQRVNSSHFFYPYRKGNVFIQFGRSF; from the coding sequence ATGAGCATACAGAGAAAGCCTTGGCTGGTGGTTGCCTGCCTGCTGCTGTTGCCTTTTCAGGTGGCCTTAGCCGCACCGCCGGAAGATAGGCTGGCAACCGAGCCAGATACCGGTTTCGACATCACACCTGCTGCCGCGCCGCAGGCGGAAACCCCGCCCACACCCGCCGCGCCGCCCGACAGGCGCCTGCAAATGAGCCGCGAAGAGCTGCTGCAACGCCCCGAGATGCTGCAACAGGCGCTCAGCTATGCCGTGCTCACCCACAATGCCGAAGGCGCGGCGCTGTTGCTGCCGATTTATCTTGAACTGCCCGGGCCGCACGATGCGCTGCTGGTGGCTTTGGCACAGGCGCTGATTGCTCGCGCTGAGGGCGACTACCAACACGCCATCGGCCTCTACCGCGCCGTATTAGCAGCCGACCCCGACATCCCACCCGTGCGCCTTTCGCTGGCGCAGAGCCTGTTTGAAAACCGTGCCGACAAAGATGCGCGGCAAGAGTTCGAACATTTCCGCCAAACCCCCAATCTCGCGCCCGAGCTGCAACAGATTGCCGGGCAATACCTCGAAGCCCTGCGCAAACGCGACCGCTGGAGCTTCGGCGGCAGCGTAAACTTTATCAGCGACAGCAATGTAAACAACGCCGGCCGCGAGCGCGAAATCCGCACCCCGCGCGGTGTGTGGACGCTGCCCGAGCCTGAATCCGCCCAAGGCTTCGCCTACCGCCTCAACGCCGATCGCGACTGGAACGTACACGGCAACCTCTACTGGCGGCTCAGCCTCGACGACTACGGCAAATTCTATTGGAACAACCACAAATACGACGACCAAATCGCCCGCTTCAGCAGCGGCCCCGCCTATAAAACCGCCCGTGTCGAAGCCGCCGTTACCCCCTATTACGAACGCCGCTGGTATGGCACACACAAATACTCGCGCGAAGTCGGCGTGCGCGCCGAATGGCAATATTGGCTCACCCCGCGCCATAAAATATTGAGCGCGTTAGAAATCGGCGAGCAGCGCCACGACCGCCGCCGCTGGCTCGACGGCGACAGCTACACCGCTTCCGGCACCTGGCTTTTCGTGCGCCGTCACACCCAATATTTCAGCTTCGGCCTCGATTGGCTGCGTAAAACCGCCGTCGACAACAGCGAATCCTATACCCGCAAAGGCCTGCGCCTAGGCTGGACGCAACAATGGGGCTGGGGGCTCACCACCTCCGCCCAAATCAGCGCCGGCCACCGCAGCTACGACGCCCCCGACCTATTCCGCATCACTCGCCGTGACCACGAGCTTACCGCCAGCCTCTCGCTCTCTCACCGCAAGCTCCAGTTCGCCGGCATTACCCCGCAGCTGGTGGCCACCTGGCAGCGCGTAAACAGCAGCCACTTCTTCTACCCCTACCGCAAAGGCAACGTGTTTATCCAGTTTGGACGTTCGTTTTAG
- a CDS encoding SPOR domain-containing protein — protein MKWLFAVLVALNIIVFGGMLVTRMAQQQQPAPVVQPQQPQPTTVVVHAAPAQHAAPQQTATPVLPVDAGRPRTAPAAPGRSNTPAKPAGEAQSKPTPESGIRAPNTACTAVAVLPEDDYHRIKGLLARWPHAATRVVERRRDSGRPQRGSERYQVSVTIEGDVQEFTAKVRSQGFRNASVAGGRMSLGSFSSEQQAEQTAARARQAGLNPQIIRTGSSGGEQSAELGESKMQITFMNVDDNAAAGISSVISRYSHLRRAPCRR, from the coding sequence ATGAAGTGGCTGTTTGCTGTTTTGGTGGCATTAAACATCATCGTCTTCGGCGGGATGCTGGTAACGCGTATGGCGCAACAACAGCAGCCCGCGCCCGTTGTGCAGCCGCAACAGCCGCAGCCCACCACCGTAGTGGTGCACGCCGCGCCCGCCCAGCACGCTGCACCGCAGCAAACGGCCACACCCGTGCTGCCGGTGGACGCAGGCCGCCCCCGCACCGCACCTGCCGCCCCCGGCCGTTCCAACACCCCGGCTAAACCCGCCGGCGAAGCCCAGTCCAAGCCCACCCCCGAAAGCGGTATCCGCGCGCCCAACACCGCCTGCACCGCCGTGGCCGTGTTGCCGGAAGACGACTACCACCGCATTAAAGGCCTGCTCGCCCGCTGGCCGCACGCCGCCACCCGCGTGGTGGAGCGCCGCCGCGATTCCGGCCGTCCGCAGCGCGGCAGCGAACGCTACCAAGTGAGCGTAACCATCGAAGGCGACGTGCAGGAATTCACCGCCAAAGTGCGCTCGCAGGGCTTCCGCAATGCCAGCGTCGCCGGCGGCCGTATGAGCCTCGGTTCGTTCAGCAGCGAACAGCAGGCCGAGCAAACCGCCGCCAGAGCCCGCCAAGCTGGCCTCAATCCGCAAATCATCCGCACCGGCTCAAGCGGCGGCGAACAATCTGCCGAATTGGGCGAATCCAAAATGCAGATAACGTTTATGAACGTAGACGATAACGCTGCCGCCGGCATCAGCAGCGTTATCAGCCGCTACTCCCACCTACGCCGCGCCCCTTGTCGTAGATAA
- a CDS encoding biotin--[acetyl-CoA-carboxylase] ligase translates to MMQAVHWQLLAALADGRPHHVTELARRIGRKPPQLNALWQQVPPHIRGLLRQQDGRWRLVRPLAILDNAILQQQAAAAGWQAELLHEHPSSNSYLIAQAKSGSPIHRRIAFVHDQTQGRGRQGRSWQSRIGECLMFSAGWCFSRPPAELGGLTLSAVLACCRVLRDLGVPAQIKWPNDLVIGGEKLGGILTETVRYNGQTAVVIGIGINFVQPKAVADAEAVQGSAPHIAVSRLTERLLPELASTFEQFDREGLTPFLSGYHACHRDQNQPVRLLRDGQNLLQGTALGVDEGGALRILDAEGTEHHVVSGEISLRPLHNQNATASDDKQGKMLLLDAGNSKLKWAWVENSRITASDKAAYWNLEPLAHSWQQHGGENVRIIGSAVCGEAKQQAVAEQLGREPEWLSSMPQALGIRNHYRRVSEHGADRWFNILGSRLFTEHACVVVSCGTAVTIDALTANNHYLGGSIMPGFNLMKEAMAQHTANLNRPAGRAYPFGTTTANAIAGGMLDAICGAVLLMHTRLQQKHPGQTVAVIITGGGAAKVKQGLPEQFALDNPIQIVDNLVLHGLLNWAAQT, encoded by the coding sequence ATGATGCAGGCCGTACACTGGCAGCTGCTGGCCGCCTTGGCAGACGGCCGGCCGCACCACGTTACCGAGTTGGCGCGCCGCATCGGCCGCAAGCCGCCGCAGCTCAACGCGCTCTGGCAGCAAGTGCCGCCGCACATCCGCGGCTTGCTGCGCCAGCAAGACGGCCGCTGGCGGCTGGTGCGACCCTTGGCAATTTTGGATAACGCTATTTTGCAACAGCAGGCTGCAGCCGCCGGCTGGCAGGCCGAACTGCTGCACGAGCACCCTTCCAGCAACAGCTACCTCATCGCACAAGCCAAATCCGGCAGCCCTATCCACCGCCGCATCGCGTTTGTACACGATCAAACCCAAGGCCGCGGCCGCCAGGGGCGCAGCTGGCAGAGCCGCATCGGCGAATGCCTGATGTTCAGCGCCGGCTGGTGCTTTTCCCGCCCGCCCGCCGAACTGGGCGGCCTCACGCTCTCCGCTGTGCTGGCCTGCTGCCGCGTGTTGCGTGATTTGGGTGTGCCCGCGCAGATTAAATGGCCGAACGATTTGGTAATCGGCGGTGAGAAGCTTGGCGGCATCCTCACCGAAACCGTACGCTACAACGGCCAAACCGCTGTCGTGATCGGCATCGGCATCAATTTCGTGCAGCCCAAGGCCGTGGCCGATGCAGAAGCCGTGCAGGGCAGCGCGCCCCACATCGCCGTGAGCCGTCTCACCGAACGCCTGCTGCCCGAGCTGGCGAGCACTTTCGAGCAGTTCGACCGCGAAGGCCTCACCCCCTTCCTCTCGGGTTACCATGCCTGCCACCGCGACCAAAACCAGCCCGTGCGCCTGCTGCGCGATGGGCAAAACCTGCTGCAAGGCACGGCCTTGGGCGTGGATGAGGGCGGTGCGCTGCGGATTCTCGACGCCGAAGGCACGGAGCACCATGTGGTGAGCGGCGAAATCAGCCTGCGCCCGCTGCACAATCAAAATGCCACAGCGTCCGATGATAAACAGGGCAAAATGCTGCTGCTCGATGCCGGCAACAGCAAGCTCAAATGGGCATGGGTGGAAAACAGCCGCATCACGGCGTCAGACAAAGCGGCCTATTGGAATCTCGAGCCGCTTGCCCACAGCTGGCAGCAGCACGGCGGCGAAAACGTGCGCATCATCGGCTCGGCAGTGTGCGGTGAAGCCAAACAGCAAGCCGTGGCCGAACAACTTGGCCGCGAGCCGGAATGGCTCAGCTCCATGCCGCAGGCTTTGGGCATCCGTAACCACTACCGCCGCGTGAGCGAGCACGGTGCCGACCGCTGGTTCAACATCCTCGGCAGCCGCCTTTTCACCGAGCACGCCTGCGTGGTGGTGAGCTGCGGCACCGCCGTAACCATCGACGCCCTCACCGCCAACAATCACTACTTGGGCGGCAGCATCATGCCCGGCTTCAACTTGATGAAAGAGGCGATGGCGCAACACACCGCCAATCTCAATCGCCCCGCCGGCCGCGCCTACCCCTTCGGCACCACCACCGCCAACGCCATAGCCGGCGGCATGCTCGATGCCATATGCGGCGCGGTTTTGCTGATGCACACCCGCCTGCAGCAGAAACACCCTGGCCAAACCGTGGCCGTGATTATCACCGGCGGCGGCGCTGCCAAAGTAAAACAAGGGCTACCTGAACAATTTGCTTTGGACAACCCCATTCAAATTGTGGATAATCTCGTGCTTCACGGATTACTCAACTGGGCTGCACAAACATGA
- a CDS encoding adenylyltransferase/cytidyltransferase family protein, whose translation MTAWPTPDFERKICPPEALAGKLAGLPRPLVFTNGCFDILHRGHVTYLAQARALGAAMVLALNTDASVRRLGKGSDRPINPLANRAAVAASLASVDLVTWFNSDTPAELIELVRPDILVKGGDWLPENIVGAAETLARGGKVYSIPFLHQTSTTQTLAKIRAAEQGS comes from the coding sequence ATGACTGCCTGGCCCACCCCCGATTTCGAACGCAAAATCTGCCCGCCCGAGGCACTGGCCGGGAAATTGGCCGGGCTGCCGCGCCCATTGGTGTTCACCAACGGCTGCTTCGACATCCTGCACCGCGGCCACGTTACCTACCTCGCCCAAGCCCGCGCGCTTGGCGCGGCGATGGTGCTCGCGCTCAATACCGACGCTTCCGTGCGCCGGCTGGGCAAAGGCAGCGACCGCCCCATCAACCCGCTGGCCAACCGCGCCGCCGTGGCCGCCTCGCTGGCGAGCGTGGATTTGGTTACCTGGTTCAACAGCGACACCCCGGCCGAACTCATCGAATTGGTGCGCCCCGATATCTTGGTGAAAGGCGGCGACTGGCTACCTGAAAACATCGTCGGTGCCGCCGAAACCCTGGCGCGCGGCGGCAAAGTGTATTCCATCCCCTTCCTGCACCAAACCTCCACCACCCAAACCCTGGCCAAAATCCGTGCCGCGGAGCAAGGCTCATGA
- a CDS encoding cell division ATP-binding protein FtsE produces MIRFEQVSKTYPGGFHALQNVSFKISKGEMIFVAGHSGAGKSTVLKLIAGITKPTSGKVWMNNQDLGTLNDSRLGYLRQHIGLVFQDHKILFDRNVLQNVLLPLRIIGYDRATAEKRARIAIEKVGLGGRETADPITLSGGEQQRLCIARAVVHQPGLLIADEPSANLDRAYALDIMELFKTFHEAGTTVIVAAHDETLMADYGHRILRLQEGRFAA; encoded by the coding sequence ATGATCCGTTTCGAACAAGTTTCCAAAACCTATCCCGGCGGTTTTCACGCCCTGCAAAACGTCAGCTTCAAAATCAGCAAGGGCGAGATGATTTTCGTGGCCGGGCATTCCGGCGCGGGCAAATCCACCGTACTCAAGCTGATTGCCGGCATCACTAAGCCCACCTCCGGCAAAGTGTGGATGAACAACCAAGACCTCGGCACGCTCAACGACAGCCGCCTGGGCTATCTGCGCCAACACATCGGCCTGGTGTTTCAAGACCACAAAATCCTGTTCGACCGCAACGTGCTGCAAAACGTATTGCTGCCGCTGCGCATCATCGGCTACGACCGCGCAACTGCCGAAAAACGCGCCCGCATCGCCATTGAAAAAGTGGGTTTGGGCGGGCGTGAAACGGCCGATCCGATTACCCTGTCCGGCGGCGAGCAGCAGCGCCTGTGCATTGCCCGCGCCGTGGTTCACCAGCCCGGCCTCCTGATTGCCGACGAGCCCTCCGCCAACCTCGACCGCGCCTACGCGCTCGATATTATGGAGCTCTTCAAAACCTTCCACGAAGCCGGCACCACCGTCATCGTGGCCGCCCACGACGAAACCCTGATGGCCGACTACGGCCACCGCATTTTGCGTTTGCAGGAAGGCAGGTTTGCCGCATGA
- the ftsX gene encoding permease-like cell division protein FtsX: protein MKHYLSLHLEAACQAFARLVRQPLGTLMVLLMLAAAMTLPLMLYLGVQSSAEVLGRLNQAPQMTIYLTLEAAEADIAAIRAKLAEDSRIEKAEYVSKQQGMAELQQAFQGQDLVSMLDANPLPDAFVITPKDGATPEEQTALRADLAALPKAESVQMDAEWMQTLFQINEFVHQVFRFLVITLGAALVLVAYNTSRLQILSRREEIEITKLLGAPASFIRRPFLYQALWQGVLSSALSLVLCSWLMRSTRPLVDRIFSPYGLNLDWRFFHGWEMAVIIAVVCGLGMAGAWLAGSRHLQEFKAKSH, encoded by the coding sequence ATGAAACACTATCTCTCACTGCATCTGGAAGCCGCCTGCCAGGCCTTTGCCCGCCTCGTGCGCCAGCCCTTGGGCACATTGATGGTGCTGCTGATGCTGGCCGCCGCTATGACCTTGCCGCTGATGCTCTATTTGGGCGTGCAAAGCAGCGCCGAAGTGCTCGGTCGGCTCAACCAAGCCCCGCAGATGACAATCTACCTCACGCTCGAAGCCGCCGAGGCCGACATCGCCGCCATCCGCGCCAAGCTGGCGGAAGACAGCCGCATCGAAAAAGCCGAATACGTGAGCAAACAGCAGGGCATGGCCGAGCTGCAGCAGGCGTTTCAGGGGCAGGATTTGGTGTCGATGCTCGATGCCAACCCGCTGCCCGATGCCTTCGTGATCACGCCCAAAGACGGCGCCACCCCCGAAGAGCAAACCGCCCTGCGGGCCGATTTGGCCGCGCTGCCCAAGGCCGAGAGCGTGCAGATGGATGCCGAATGGATGCAAACCCTGTTCCAAATCAACGAATTCGTGCATCAGGTGTTCCGCTTCTTAGTGATCACGCTGGGCGCGGCGCTGGTGTTGGTGGCGTATAACACCAGCCGCCTGCAAATTCTCAGCCGGCGCGAAGAAATAGAAATCACCAAGCTGTTGGGCGCGCCCGCTTCCTTCATCCGCCGCCCCTTCCTCTATCAGGCCTTATGGCAGGGCGTGCTGTCTTCCGCCTTGAGCCTGGTGCTGTGCAGCTGGCTGATGCGCAGTACCCGCCCGCTGGTAGACCGAATTTTCAGCCCCTACGGCCTGAACTTAGACTGGCGCTTCTTCCACGGCTGGGAAATGGCCGTGATTATCGCCGTGGTGTGCGGCCTGGGCATGGCCGGCGCCTGGCTGGCCGGCAGCCGGCATTTGCAAGAATTCAAAGCCAAGAGCCATTAA